Proteins encoded together in one Anaerotignum propionicum DSM 1682 window:
- a CDS encoding DUF6550 family protein: MKNMNEKTKKWIIVAGGLAICAVLVMAIAGRFSKPATEDALLPIQSADGKDIVVDESNNIEKENQIIVSPIEVSEQVDDGNGAVDQGTEQTIQDDAEKPIYTEEELTNPDQKPNGDEVTEQDISVDHDKVQTPSETPKQDNQPQSGDKKDGQIYVPGFGWIEDEGGGGEATVGKSDGDINKQVGIMGE, translated from the coding sequence ATGAAAAATATGAATGAAAAAACAAAGAAATGGATCATAGTGGCAGGTGGCCTTGCCATTTGTGCTGTGCTCGTAATGGCGATTGCAGGGCGGTTCAGCAAACCAGCTACAGAAGATGCATTACTTCCAATACAGAGTGCTGATGGGAAAGATATAGTAGTAGATGAATCAAATAATATAGAAAAAGAAAACCAGATTATAGTATCGCCAATTGAAGTTTCTGAACAAGTAGATGATGGAAACGGTGCTGTGGATCAGGGAACGGAGCAGACGATTCAAGACGATGCTGAAAAGCCAATTTATACCGAAGAAGAGCTTACAAATCCTGACCAAAAGCCAAATGGAGATGAAGTAACAGAGCAGGATATATCAGTTGACCATGATAAGGTGCAAACACCTTCAGAGACACCAAAACAGGACAATCAGCCACAAAGCGGAGATAAAAAAGATGGTCAAATTTATGTGCCGGGATTCGGATGGATAGAAGATGAAGGTGGCGGAGGCGAAGCAACTGTCGGCAAAAGTGATGGTGATATTAATAAACAGGTGGGTATTATGGGTGAATAA
- a CDS encoding DUF4320 family protein, which translates to MMRAFKNNRGEGYIDVVVLVLCAMLVIAVAVKVFPAYIVKQQVDTFATELVREAEIAGQVGTETSRREQLLAEKTGINPTVEWSQIGKIQLNEEISVVVTYEVNIGMFNGFGSFPITLRGEAMGKSEVYWK; encoded by the coding sequence ATGATGAGGGCATTCAAAAACAATCGTGGTGAGGGATATATTGATGTGGTGGTGCTTGTTCTTTGTGCCATGCTGGTGATTGCTGTAGCAGTTAAAGTGTTTCCTGCCTATATTGTAAAACAACAGGTGGATACCTTTGCTACCGAGCTTGTTAGGGAGGCGGAAATTGCAGGGCAGGTTGGGACGGAAACTTCAAGGCGAGAACAGCTTCTCGCTGAAAAAACAGGAATCAACCCAACTGTTGAATGGTCCCAAATAGGTAAAATTCAGCTGAATGAGGAAATTTCTGTGGTTGTTACCTATGAAGTGAATATTGGAATGTTCAATGGTTTCGGCTCTTTTCCTATTACTTTAAGAGGAGAAGCAATGGGAAAAAGCGAGGTATATTGGAAATGA
- a CDS encoding secretion protein F: MQLMMILFGSLFAVGLFFIFADILKLPSLATGKAMLSATKQSREKSKNMDALINGWAVRLAKFLPMDEYKRIRLLNTLSAAGMKETPEEFMANAIVKSGFIVLAVVPALLIFPLIAPVLLFLAVIIYFKEIRKADEKLLAKREKIEVELPRFVATITQELKASRDVLSILENFKKNAGEDFAKELDILTADMRSSSYEAALTRFEARINSSMLSDIVRGLIGVLRGDDGAMYFQMLSHDMKQLELQRLKAQAMKIPSRIRVFSFMMLICFLMTYIVIIVYEIIRSLGGML; the protein is encoded by the coding sequence ATGCAACTGATGATGATACTGTTTGGCAGTTTGTTTGCTGTAGGATTATTTTTCATTTTTGCTGATATTTTGAAACTGCCAAGCCTAGCCACAGGAAAAGCTATGCTATCTGCAACAAAGCAGAGCAGGGAAAAATCAAAAAACATGGATGCCCTCATAAATGGATGGGCGGTCAGGTTGGCAAAGTTCTTACCAATGGACGAATATAAGAGAATCCGTTTGCTGAATACCTTAAGTGCCGCAGGCATGAAAGAAACACCAGAAGAATTTATGGCAAATGCAATTGTGAAATCGGGATTCATTGTACTTGCAGTTGTGCCGGCTCTTTTGATTTTCCCGCTGATTGCTCCAGTTTTGCTATTTCTTGCAGTGATTATTTATTTCAAGGAAATCCGTAAGGCAGATGAAAAACTGTTAGCAAAACGAGAAAAGATTGAGGTTGAACTGCCAAGGTTTGTGGCAACGATTACCCAGGAGTTAAAGGCAAGCCGAGATGTTCTTTCTATCTTGGAGAATTTTAAGAAAAATGCAGGTGAAGACTTTGCTAAGGAACTGGATATTTTAACAGCCGATATGCGTTCCTCATCCTATGAGGCAGCCCTCACGAGGTTTGAAGCAAGGATTAACTCTTCCATGCTTTCGGACATTGTAAGAGGGCTCATTGGTGTGCTGCGTGGGGATGATGGTGCCATGTATTTTCAAATGCTGAGCCACGATATGAAGCAGTTAGAGTTGCAACGACTTAAGGCGCAAGCAATGAAGATTCCGTCGAGAATAAGGGTATTCAGTTTTATGATGTTAATATGCTTTCTGATGACCTATATCGTGATTATTGTCTATGAAATTATTCGTTCCCTTGGCGGAATGCTGTAA
- a CDS encoding type II secretion system F family protein, with the protein MNIILLVACIGMITGFFILLSISPTEFTDGIFKGFLSKPKSIKDEINEVTNRKKVGFLKREITEAQEILKITGREKRFPMLCMISLALFAVGGSIAIMMSNFFLVPVLAVGFMLLPFWYIRLTQTHFKKDISAELETALSIITTAYLRNEDILTAVEENIAYLNPPVLSVFKGFIYRIKMINPDITAGLQAMRGQIENAVFREWCDALIACQFDRGLKSTLTPIVSKLSDMRVVNGELENMVFEPRKEFITMQVLVIANIPLLYFLNKDWYHTLMHTSVGQIVLAICFTAMFISMAFVIKLTQPIEYRR; encoded by the coding sequence GTGAATATCATACTTTTAGTTGCCTGTATCGGAATGATTACAGGCTTTTTTATTTTGCTTTCCATTTCTCCCACAGAGTTTACTGATGGAATATTTAAAGGATTTTTAAGTAAGCCCAAAAGTATTAAGGATGAAATTAACGAGGTCACCAACCGAAAAAAGGTCGGGTTTTTGAAAAGGGAGATTACTGAGGCACAGGAAATTCTAAAAATCACAGGTCGTGAGAAACGATTTCCTATGTTATGTATGATTTCTTTGGCACTGTTTGCAGTGGGTGGTTCCATTGCCATTATGATGAGTAACTTTTTTCTGGTCCCTGTTCTTGCCGTAGGTTTTATGCTCCTGCCGTTTTGGTATATCAGATTAACCCAGACTCATTTCAAAAAAGATATTTCAGCAGAACTGGAAACAGCACTCAGTATCATTACAACGGCGTATCTGCGAAATGAAGATATATTAACAGCGGTGGAGGAAAACATTGCTTACTTAAATCCGCCTGTTTTATCGGTTTTCAAAGGATTTATCTATAGAATCAAAATGATTAATCCTGATATAACGGCAGGATTGCAGGCTATGCGTGGGCAGATAGAGAATGCCGTTTTCCGTGAATGGTGTGATGCCTTGATAGCTTGCCAGTTCGACAGGGGGCTGAAAAGCACCTTGACGCCTATTGTTTCAAAGCTTAGTGATATGCGAGTGGTAAACGGTGAGTTGGAGAATATGGTGTTTGAACCACGAAAAGAATTTATTACTATGCAGGTGTTGGTAATAGCTAATATACCACTTTTGTATTTCCTCAATAAGGATTGGTATCACACACTGATGCACACGAGTGTGGGGCAGATTGTCCTAGCAATTTGCTTTACAGCAATGTTTATTTCTATGGCATTTGTAATTAAGCTTACCCAGCCTATAGAATATCGGAGGTAA
- the ltrA gene encoding group II intron reverse transcriptase/maturase, with amino-acid sequence MATKKLKKKQRLRNNEYYDTQKIYDNLYSKAGQNQKFNNLYDIIISSENILLAYRNIKRNKGSKTKGTNSTTILDIGEQEPEKLIAYVKNRIASFKPMSVRRVEIPKDNGKTRPLGIPTMEDRLIQQCIKQVLEPICEAKFYKHSYGFRPNRSTHHAIARTLALTNRHNFQYVVDIDIKGFFDNVDHGKLLKQLWSLGIQDKRLISIISKMLKAEIKGIGVPTKGVPQGGVLSPILSNVVLNELDWWVASQWENHKTHTEYKNPTRKYELMRKGKLKEVFIVRYADDFKLFCKDRDTANKMFIATKQWLEERLGLQISPEKSKIVNLKKKYSEFLGIKLKLWKKGNKYVVKSHMTDKSIEKCKKQLKEKIKVLQHDANGIHVQHFNATVLGIHGYYKIASHISKDFAQIAFHVNKSLYCRTKCIKSKTGKKSKVYEKFYGKSKVKPLYIQGVALYPIHFVQTTPPVCFSQDVCNYTPLGRKKIHDKLQNFNYDTLIYLMNNPVKGQSVEFNDNRISLYVGQRGRCFITGEKLQISNMEVHHKTPKHLGGKDEYRNLVYVTFDIHKLIHATTQETIEKYLLKLEKLPVDLERLNKLRILVGNCEISVNK; translated from the coding sequence ATGGCAACTAAAAAGCTCAAAAAGAAGCAAAGATTAAGAAACAATGAGTATTACGATACTCAAAAGATTTACGACAACCTTTATTCAAAGGCAGGGCAAAACCAAAAATTTAATAACCTCTATGACATCATTATTAGTAGTGAAAATATACTGCTTGCCTATCGTAACATCAAGAGAAACAAAGGCAGCAAAACAAAAGGAACAAACAGCACTACCATATTAGATATTGGAGAACAAGAGCCAGAAAAGCTAATTGCTTATGTTAAAAATCGTATAGCTAGCTTTAAACCAATGTCGGTAAGGAGAGTTGAAATTCCTAAGGATAATGGCAAAACAAGACCGCTTGGAATACCCACAATGGAGGACAGGCTGATACAGCAATGTATCAAGCAGGTATTAGAACCAATCTGCGAAGCAAAATTTTACAAACACAGTTATGGTTTTAGACCAAATCGAAGCACGCACCATGCAATTGCAAGAACCTTGGCACTAACCAACAGACACAATTTTCAATATGTAGTTGACATTGATATTAAAGGATTTTTTGATAATGTTGACCATGGAAAATTGTTAAAACAGCTTTGGAGTTTAGGAATACAAGATAAAAGGTTAATTTCTATTATCTCAAAAATGCTTAAAGCTGAAATAAAAGGTATTGGAGTACCGACAAAAGGTGTACCGCAAGGTGGTGTACTAAGCCCGATTTTATCCAATGTGGTATTAAATGAGCTTGACTGGTGGGTGGCAAGTCAATGGGAAAATCACAAAACGCATACGGAATATAAAAATCCAACAAGGAAATATGAGTTAATGCGTAAGGGTAAGCTCAAAGAAGTGTTTATCGTCAGATATGCTGATGATTTCAAGCTGTTTTGCAAAGACAGAGATACCGCCAATAAAATGTTTATTGCTACAAAACAATGGTTAGAGGAACGATTAGGACTTCAAATAAGTCCTGAAAAATCAAAAATAGTAAACCTTAAAAAGAAGTACTCTGAATTTTTGGGTATTAAACTAAAACTTTGGAAAAAGGGTAACAAATATGTTGTCAAATCTCATATGACAGACAAAAGCATAGAAAAATGCAAGAAACAACTCAAAGAAAAAATCAAAGTCTTACAGCATGATGCAAATGGAATTCATGTACAGCATTTTAATGCAACGGTACTGGGTATACATGGATACTATAAAATTGCAAGCCATATCAGCAAGGACTTTGCCCAAATTGCTTTTCATGTCAACAAGAGCCTTTATTGCAGAACGAAATGTATTAAAAGTAAAACAGGTAAAAAGAGCAAGGTATATGAAAAATTCTATGGAAAATCAAAAGTAAAACCACTGTATATCCAAGGGGTAGCACTGTACCCTATTCATTTTGTACAGACTACACCGCCGGTTTGCTTCTCACAAGATGTGTGCAATTATACACCACTGGGCAGAAAGAAAATCCACGACAAGCTACAAAACTTCAATTATGACACCTTGATTTATTTAATGAACAATCCTGTAAAGGGTCAAAGTGTCGAGTTTAATGACAATAGAATTTCATTGTATGTGGGGCAACGTGGACGGTGCTTTATAACTGGCGAAAAACTGCAAATATCCAATATGGAAGTACACCATAAGACACCCAAACATTTAGGTGGGAAAGATGAATATAGAAATTTAGTGTATGTTACCTTTGATATTCACAAGCTTATTCATGCAACAACGCAAGAAACCATAGAAAAATATTTGTTGAAGCTTGAAAAATTACCTGTTGATTTAGAACGATTAAACAAACTGAGAATTTTAGTTGGAAATTGTGAGATTAGTGTAAATAAGTAA
- a CDS encoding AAA family ATPase translates to MNFMKNSIFSREQKAEPVKEDVLHGGVLAVWGSPSSGKSTVAVKLAKYLADKKKNVVLVLCDMTAPMLPCICPPSDLECEKSLGSILSATHVTEPLVKYNMITHKKMSYLTIIGMLKGENEYTYAAYSKVQAQELIESLRKIAPFVIIDCGSYIANDILSAVALLESDSVLRLANCDLKSISYLSSQLQLLQNSNWDMEKQYKVASNVKSSHGIEHMAGAMGSLSFKIPHSDEVEQQYLEGNLFADLSLKGSREFRKEIEKIVKEVFGC, encoded by the coding sequence ATGAATTTCATGAAAAATTCTATTTTTTCTCGAGAGCAAAAAGCAGAACCCGTAAAAGAAGATGTTTTACATGGTGGTGTGCTTGCGGTTTGGGGAAGCCCCAGTTCTGGAAAATCAACGGTTGCAGTAAAGCTTGCAAAATACCTTGCAGACAAAAAGAAAAATGTAGTCTTGGTGCTGTGTGATATGACAGCACCCATGCTTCCCTGTATTTGCCCACCTTCGGATTTGGAATGTGAGAAATCCCTTGGCAGTATTTTATCAGCAACCCATGTGACAGAACCCCTTGTGAAATACAACATGATTACCCACAAGAAAATGTCTTATCTCACTATCATCGGTATGCTGAAAGGAGAAAATGAATATACCTATGCCGCTTATTCCAAAGTGCAGGCACAGGAGTTGATAGAGAGTCTGCGAAAGATTGCTCCATTTGTGATTATTGATTGTGGCAGTTACATTGCAAACGATATTCTCTCCGCCGTTGCCTTGTTGGAAAGTGATAGCGTGCTGCGTCTTGCAAACTGTGATTTAAAATCCATCAGCTACCTGTCAAGTCAACTACAGCTTTTGCAAAACAGCAATTGGGATATGGAAAAGCAATATAAGGTGGCATCTAACGTGAAATCCAGTCATGGTATTGAACATATGGCAGGGGCAATGGGCAGTCTTTCTTTTAAGATTCCCCATTCCGATGAGGTGGAACAGCAGTATCTTGAGGGAAATTTGTTTGCTGATTTATCTCTAAAGGGCAGTCGAGAATTTCGCAAGGAGATTGAAAAAATAGTGAAGGAGGTGTTTGGGTGTTAG